The genomic region TGTTCGGGAGGCCATCACGGTACGCTGGAGCCTGTGGGAGTCCACGTGACCCGACCACCACACGCGCGCCGATCGCGCGGGGCGCGCGGGCGGTGCTCCAGGAAGGGGCGCTCCGCCGACGACAGGGCGCGGGGCGGCGGCGAGCGCGCCGGTAACGCGTGGTTCCGGCACGGGAGTTGTTCGGGTACGGCGATCACACGGTGACGCTGTCCTTGTGGGAGGACTACCTCAGCGATGACTGACCACCACGACGACGCGCCGATCGCGGCGCAGGTGCGCGAGCTCGAGGCGCTGCTGGAGGAGAAGGGGCTGCTCGACGCCCAGGAGCTGGACCGGGCGCTGGAGGCGTTCACGGCGAAGGCGTCGCCGGCCAACGGGTTCCGGGTGGTGGCCAGGGCGTGGGCCGACGAGGACTTCAAGGCGAAGCTGCTCGAGAACGCGAACGAGGCGCTGCCGCTGATCGGTCTGTCGATGGGCGGCGGGCTGCAGGTGCAGACGCTCAAGGTCGTCGAGAACACCGCGGACGTGCACAACGTGGTCGTCTGCACGCTGTGCTCGTGCTACCCGATCGCCCTGCTCGGGCCGTCGCCGACCTGGTACAAGAGCACCACCTACCGGTCACGGGTGGTCAGCCACCCGCGTGAGGTGCTGGGGCAGTTCGGGTTCACGCTGCCCGACGACACCGAGATCCGGGTGTGGGACGCGACTTCCGAGGTGCGCTACCTCGTGCTGCCGCGACGGCCGGAGAACACCGAGCACCTGACCGAACACGAGCTCCAGCAGTTGGTGACGCGCAACGGGTTGATCGGCACCGCGCCGGTCTAGTGCGAGACCGGCTCGACGCAGGTGCCCTCACCGGTGGTGCCCTGCACGAACAGCCGGATCTTGCCTGCCGACATGTCCCCGTTCAGGCACGTCACCCGTTGCACCGTGCGGGTCTCCATCGAGAAGAACACCAGCGTCGGCCGTTGCTCGACGTACGCCCGGTGCTCGGACAGCGCCTTGCGCACCGGTCCGGCCGACAGGTCACCCGACGCGCAGAGGGGTTCGAGCACCGGCAGGACGCGCGTGATCAGGTCCCGACCGGCCTGGACGGCGTCGGCGGACAACGACCTGCGCTGCTTCCACGCGTTGTTCTCGGCGTTGTGCGGTGCTACGTCGGGAGCCGCACCGCCCGTGGGCGCGCTGCGGGGAGACGGGTCGGCGGGAGGTGCGGCGACCGGTTCCGGTATCTGCTCCTCCACCTGGCACGGCCCCGCGGCCACGGTCAGGCCCGGCGGGTCCGGTGGCGGTGGCGGCACGACCTCCACCGTCGGCGCGCACGCCGCGCACAGCACCAGACCGACGAGTGCCCCCAGCACTTTGCCCATGACCGCAGACTCTCGCACAGATCCTCAGCTGGCGGGTGCGGTCGCGGGAACGTTCTGCAGCGCCCGCACCGACCGGCTGGCGGCCATCGCGGCCGTGGCCACCACGAACACCACCGCGGACGCCACCAGCACCGCCTCCACACCGACCGCGTGCGACACCGGTCCGATCGCCAGCTGCGCCAGCGGAACGGCCACGATCGACCCGAGCATGTCGTAGGAGTACACCCGCGCGAGCCGGTCCTCGGGGACGTGCTGCTGCAGCGACGTCTCCCAGGCCACGCCGAACTGCTCCAGCCCCGCCCCGCACAGGAACGCCACCACCAGCAACGCCCACGGCTGCGGGTACAGCGCCAGCACGAGCGGCAGACCGGCGAACGCCGCCACCCACAGCACGCCGAACAGCAGGAACCGCCGCACCCGGACCCGCATCGCCAGGAACCCGCCCACGACCATCCCCGCGGCCTGCGCGGCCAGCGCGAACCCCCACGTCTCCCGGCCCAGCGAGGTGGTGTCGGCCAGCACCGGCCCGAGGACCACGACCCCGGCATACGCCGCGTTGACGAGCGTGAAGGCCACCACCACGATCCACACCCACGACCGCGACACGAACTCGGTCCACCCGACGCGCAGCTCGGCGAACACCCCGGGCTTGTGCTCGGCCGCCACCCGCGCCGCCGGCACCCGCACGAACCAGAAGCACACGCCCGCCACCGCGAACGTCGCCGCGTCGGCCATGAGCCCCCAGCCCGGCCCGGCGAACGCGATCAGCAGCCCACCGAGCGACGCGCCGCCGATGCCCGCGGAGCTCAGTCCCAGGCGCAGCAACCCGTTCGCCTGCTGCCGCACGTCGGCCGGCACGGTCTGCGGTACCAGCGCGGCCGACGCCGGGAACGCGAACGCGCCGGACATCCCGTTCACCGCGGCCAGCACCACGAACCACGGCACCGACACCGTGCCCTGCAGCACCAGCACCGCGATCAGCGCCTGGCTCCCCGCCGACACCGCGCACGACCCGACGAGCACGAGCTGGCGCGGCAACCGGTCCGCCACCACCCCGCCCCACAGCAGGAACACCACGTTCGCCACCGACCGCGCGGCCACCACGATCCCGAGCGAGGTGACCGACGACGTCACGTCCAGCACCGCGAACGCGAGCGCGATCGGCGCCATCGCGTTGCCGGTGATGGTCGTGATGCGACCGGCCAGCAGCCAGCGAAAAGCCTGATGACGCAGCGGTTCCCACACGTGCGACCCCCAGCCGTGCCCCCAGAGCTGAAGTCCTCAACGTACAACAGCGGGAGCCGCCCGACCCGTGGGGTCGAGCGGCTCCCGGTCACCGCACCCGTCGGTGCGATGAGGCGATGACCACCGCGGCGGCGACGGTCACCAGGTTCTTCAAGATGTACTGACCCTCGAACGACGCCCGCATCGGACCGGTCCACATCTCGGCGGGGAAGAGCACCAGCGGTGTCGACACCACCACGACGTGACCGACGAGCAGGGCCGCGCTCACCAGTGGAACGCGGAAGCTCAGCAGGACCAGCGCGACCGCGATTTCCGAGATCGCTGCCACCACTCGCGCGAATTCCCCGTGGATGATCCCGAACGTCAGCGCGGAAACCGTGCGTTCGACGAGATCCTGGGCAGGGCTGCCACCGGGAAAGAGTTTCAGCACGCCGAACCAGAGGTACAAGACCCCCAGTCCGATGCGCAGCAGCGGAATTCCCGACTCACCCGCGAACCGGGTGAACCTCTCCTCCGCGCTGAGCCGGCGTGACATTGCTGGACGCACCATCGATCTCCCTCTCCTGTCCGGCTGCCACCACCCAGCCGGACAGGAGGAGCGAGGGCGATCAGGCGCCGGCGGGTGGCGCCACCGGGTCGCCGAGCGGGTTCAGCAGGTCGGCCTTGCCCTCGAACGCGAACAGCAGCAGGTCGACCATGCGGAACGTCGAGCTGTCCGGGCCGAGCGTGGGCCGCCAGTACGGCGAGCGCACGATCGAGATCCGGCTGCCCTCGATGGCGCGGTGGAAGACCTCGGCGGTGATGCGGCCGCCGACCGGTCCCATCAGCCCGCTGTTGACCTCCGCCTCGCGCAGCACGTAGAACCACAGCGGCGTGGCCGCGACCAGTTCCGCCTTCTGCTCGTCGGTGAGCGCGTCGAGCGACACACCACCGCCGTCGCCCTTCAAGATCTGCTCGGCGGTGAGCGGTTCGACGCCCATGAGCTCGGCCATCTGCTGCCCGCTCGCGAGGTCCATCATGCTGGCGCGCGTCAGGTTGCGGAACGCGAGGTTGCGCTCGATCTCGCGGAACTGCGTGCCGCGGCCGCCGAACGTGCCGGCCGGCAACCCGACGAGCGGGTTGACCAGCAGCGTGTCGATCTCCTTGGTGAGGTTGCCGCCACCGGACTCGGCGGGTGGCACCAGGTCGTCGCGCCCGGCCTCGGTGAAGTCGTAGAGCCGCCGGAAGTCCGTGATCCAGTTGCTGGGCAACGTGAAGATCGGGCCCCGGTTGACGTCGTCGAGGTCGGCCGGCGTCTGCGAGCTCGGGTCGAAGTTGCCCGCCACACCGGTGAACGTGAACAGCGCGAACAAGGTCGCGATCCCACCGGGACCGGTGCTGTTGAACACCCGGTTCCACTGGTAGGCGCCGCGGATCATGCTGTGCCCCAGCCGGTACGACGCGACCGAGAACTCGATCGGCATCGTCGGCGTGTTGTCGCGGCCGTAGTAGCGGCCGGGCACCTCGAAGAACCTGCGGCCGTTGGTGAAGACGTCGTCCACGATCGCCGGGTCGATGATGCGCGGCAGGAAGTCCGTCTTCAGCATGTACTGGTAGTGCCGGACCACCAGCTCCTTGGCCGCGCGGAACAGCCGCTCCCCGGTCAGGCCGGTGAGCGCGAGCTCGTCGACCACCCGGTTGTGGAAGCGGATGAACGCGAGGTGCGTCTGCGCGATCACCAGGTTCTCGTCGTTGCGCGCGTCCGGGATCAGCGGCAGCCGCCGGTCGGCGGCCGTGCCCGCGTCACCACCGCGGCGCGGCAGGTCGAAGCCCTCGAACGGCACGTTGGTGCCCTCGTCCGGGAACGGCACCGGCGTCGTGGTGCCGATCTTGAGCTTCACGCCGTCCTCGGCGTAGAAGGCCTGGTCGTCCTTGTCGCGCGGGCCCCGTCCGTACACCGAGTCGAGGTCCAGCGCCGGCGAACGGCCCTGCAGCAGCTCGTCGAGGTTGACGTCGCTGCCCAGCTGCGTCTCGGTGCGGTCCATCGTGAGGTCGTGGTCGACGAACTGGCCCAGGTAGGTGAACCCCGCCGGCACGGCCGGGTTCTCCGAGTCGGGCTGCGGCACCGAGGGGTCCGGCGTCATCGCCGTCGCCAGCGCCACGCGGAGCTCCTCGCTCGTCTCCGCGCCCTTCGGCCCCAGTCGCGAGAACCGGAACCGGCGCAGCTCCTCCGTCGTGGAGGGCTGACGCGCGACCGCCTTGCCGTTCTCGCCGAATTCCAGCACGCCTTCGCCCACGACGAAGAAACTGTCGCGCGAATGCCTCTTCATATTTCCCCCTGTATCCCCTCGTCCAGGAACCTGTTCTCCCCAACAAGCACCTGCCCCAACGCCAGTCTCCAGACGGAGGAAATTTGCGTCGAAGCTTTTGGTCAAAGCCAAAACTTCGTCACGCAGCGGATACGCGGCGGTCCGGAATATTCGTGGAGAACGTCCCGGGTGATGTTGTGCCCCGGCCGGGTGGAATCAGTCGGGTGGACCATGGTTGAGACCGCGCCGGACGGGGTACCCATCAGGATGCTCGTTGTCACGACCGCGGAGTCGTCTGGTGTTTCCACCGTCCTCACGGTTGCCGGGGTGCTCGACACAGACGGCGCGGAACGACTTCTGTCCCGGATCGACCGGCTCCTCGGCCAGGGTCGCCGGCGACTGGTGCTCGACCTCGACGGCGTGGAGTTCTGCGACTCCAGCGGTGTGAGCGCTCTCGTGCGCGGGCACGCACGGGCGTCCGCGGCCGCCGGCGGGCTGCGGATCGCGGCGGCGTCGCCGCAGGTGCTGAAGGTGCTGAAGATCTCGGGACTGGCGCGGATGTTCGGCCTGAAGTCCACTGTGGACAAACTGGCGTCCGCGAACACCGTCAGGTCGTGACGACCAGCTTGCCGGTGGTGTGCTCGCGGACGAAGTCCACGCACGCGCGACCGGCCTCGTCGAGGGAGTAGCGCCGGCTGATCGTCGCGGGCAGCGTGCCGCCGGCCGCCAGGTCCGCGACCTCGCGCATGCCTCCCAGCGCGCCGTCCAGGTCGAGCACGAACTCCACGTCCACGTCGGTACGGGGTTCCGGCAGCGGGTAGGTGATCGTCAGCAGCCGCCCGCCCGGCTCGACCGCCGCGGCGAGCCGGTTGACCGGTCGGACGCGCGGGTACGCGTCGCGGTAGCCGATGACCTCCGCCGCGCCGAGCCCGCGCAGCAGATCGGCGTCCTCGGCGGTGGCGGTGGCGACGACGTGTGCGCCGGCCGCCAGCAGGGGACCAGCGGTGCCGACCCGCCGGTCGCGCGACGACCAGCACGGGTTCGCCGGGTGCGGTCGCGCGTCAGCAGCAACGCCCGCGCGGTCAGCCCGGCGGTGGCGAGCGCCGCCGCCTGCTCGGGCGTGACGTTCGGCGGCCGGTGGGTGAGCAGCGGCGTGTCGGCCTCGAACACCGCGTACTCGGCGAGCGACCCGGTGCTCAGCGAGGGCTTCGTCGCACCGGCCATGGTGCGCAGCACACGGGGCACGGCCTGGCCGAAGACCTCGTCGCCGACGGCGAACCGGGTCACGCCGGGGCCGGCCTCGGTGACGGTGCCCGCGAAGTCGTTGCCGGGGACGTGCGGGAACTCGAGCGGCGTGACGTCGCGGTACGTCCCACTCGGCAGGACGACGTCACCGTGGTTGATGGAGGCCGCGGTGATCCGCACCTGGATCTGCCCAGCTCCTGGTTCCGGAACCAATATATTGGATATCACATATCGCTCGGGCGGGCCGTAGCCGACAGCGGTGAGCGCCTTCATCGTTCTCCTTAACCGGACCGTTTGGTCACCTTAGGCTGCACGAAACGGACCGGGCGGTCAACTTGTTAGGGTGGCCGACGTGTCACCCCGTGCCGACGCCGCCAGGAACCGCTCGCTGCTGCTCGCCGCGGCGGTGGCCGAGTTCGCCGAGCACGGCGTGGACGCGCCCGTCGCCGCCATCGCCCGCCGCGCCGGGCTGGGCAAGGGCACGGTGTTCCGGCACTTCCCCACGAAGGACGACCTCGTCGCGGCGATCGTCTGCGACCGCGTCACCCGGCTCACCGCGCTGGCCCGCGACCTGGGCACCGCCGCGGACGCCGGTGCGGCGCTGCTGGAGTTCATGACCTCCGCCGCGCGCGAACGGCAGCGGCTCGACCTGTCGTTCCTCACGGGCGACCTGGGCTCCGAGGTGACGTCGGCGCAGGCGGAGCTGTCCGAGGCGGTCACCGCGCTGGTCGACCGGGCACGGGAGCGGGGTGCGGTGCGCGACGACGTCACCGGCACCGACGTGCTGGTGCTGATGTGCGTGCCGAACGACGTCGTCAAGCACCTGCCGGGGGCACCGGCGCAGCTGTGGGAGCGCTACCTCGCGATCCTGTTCGACGGACTGCGCCCCGAGGGCGCGCACCCGTTGCCGCAGCCACCACCGGCCTGAGTGGACACCGGTTTTCTCTTTGCGCGGCAACCGCTACGGTGGGATCTCCCCTGCCGCGGGCCTCAGTTTCCGGAGGCACGTTTGTACCGCTCCACCGTTGTCGCGCTGTTCCTGACGGTGTCATCCCTGGC from Lentzea guizhouensis harbors:
- a CDS encoding nitrile hydratase subunit alpha is translated as MTDHHDDAPIAAQVRELEALLEEKGLLDAQELDRALEAFTAKASPANGFRVVARAWADEDFKAKLLENANEALPLIGLSMGGGLQVQTLKVVENTADVHNVVVCTLCSCYPIALLGPSPTWYKSTTYRSRVVSHPREVLGQFGFTLPDDTEIRVWDATSEVRYLVLPRRPENTEHLTEHELQQLVTRNGLIGTAPV
- a CDS encoding MFS transporter; this encodes MWEPLRHQAFRWLLAGRITTITGNAMAPIALAFAVLDVTSSVTSLGIVVAARSVANVVFLLWGGVVADRLPRQLVLVGSCAVSAGSQALIAVLVLQGTVSVPWFVVLAAVNGMSGAFAFPASAALVPQTVPADVRQQANGLLRLGLSSAGIGGASLGGLLIAFAGPGWGLMADAATFAVAGVCFWFVRVPAARVAAEHKPGVFAELRVGWTEFVSRSWVWIVVVAFTLVNAAYAGVVVLGPVLADTTSLGRETWGFALAAQAAGMVVGGFLAMRVRVRRFLLFGVLWVAAFAGLPLVLALYPQPWALLVVAFLCGAGLEQFGVAWETSLQQHVPEDRLARVYSYDMLGSIVAVPLAQLAIGPVSHAVGVEAVLVASAVVFVVATAAMAASRSVRALQNVPATAPAS
- a CDS encoding peroxidase family protein, whose translation is MKRHSRDSFFVVGEGVLEFGENGKAVARQPSTTEELRRFRFSRLGPKGAETSEELRVALATAMTPDPSVPQPDSENPAVPAGFTYLGQFVDHDLTMDRTETQLGSDVNLDELLQGRSPALDLDSVYGRGPRDKDDQAFYAEDGVKLKIGTTTPVPFPDEGTNVPFEGFDLPRRGGDAGTAADRRLPLIPDARNDENLVIAQTHLAFIRFHNRVVDELALTGLTGERLFRAAKELVVRHYQYMLKTDFLPRIIDPAIVDDVFTNGRRFFEVPGRYYGRDNTPTMPIEFSVASYRLGHSMIRGAYQWNRVFNSTGPGGIATLFALFTFTGVAGNFDPSSQTPADLDDVNRGPIFTLPSNWITDFRRLYDFTEAGRDDLVPPAESGGGNLTKEIDTLLVNPLVGLPAGTFGGRGTQFREIERNLAFRNLTRASMMDLASGQQMAELMGVEPLTAEQILKGDGGGVSLDALTDEQKAELVAATPLWFYVLREAEVNSGLMGPVGGRITAEVFHRAIEGSRISIVRSPYWRPTLGPDSSTFRMVDLLLFAFEGKADLLNPLGDPVAPPAGA
- a CDS encoding STAS domain-containing protein, which encodes MLDTDGAERLLSRIDRLLGQGRRRLVLDLDGVEFCDSSGVSALVRGHARASAAAGGLRIAAASPQVLKVLKISGLARMFGLKSTVDKLASANTVRS
- a CDS encoding zinc-binding dehydrogenase, which gives rise to MLRGLGAAEVIGYRDAYPRVRPVNRLAAAVEPGGRLLTITYPLPEPRTDVDVEFVLDLDGALGGMREVADLAAGGTLPATISRRYSLDEAGRACVDFVREHTTGKLVVTT
- a CDS encoding alcohol dehydrogenase catalytic domain-containing protein; its protein translation is MKALTAVGYGPPERYVISNILVPEPGAGQIQVRITAASINHGDVVLPSGTYRDVTPLEFPHVPGNDFAGTVTEAGPGVTRFAVGDEVFGQAVPRVLRTMAGATKPSLSTGSLAEYAVFEADTPLLTHRPPNVTPEQAAALATAGLTARALLLTRDRTRRTRAGRRATGGSAPLVPCWRPAHTSSPPPPPRTPICCAGSARRRSSATATRTRASDRSTGSPRRSSRAGGC
- a CDS encoding TetR/AcrR family transcriptional regulator, whose product is MSPRADAARNRSLLLAAAVAEFAEHGVDAPVAAIARRAGLGKGTVFRHFPTKDDLVAAIVCDRVTRLTALARDLGTAADAGAALLEFMTSAARERQRLDLSFLTGDLGSEVTSAQAELSEAVTALVDRARERGAVRDDVTGTDVLVLMCVPNDVVKHLPGAPAQLWERYLAILFDGLRPEGAHPLPQPPPA